Proteins encoded together in one Catellatospora citrea window:
- a CDS encoding family 43 glycosylhydrolase, with amino-acid sequence MRRLALLFLTLVLLAPAAPALAAGTFTNPLNGSADPTLTYVNGNYYLATTLGDRIGIWKSPTLAGLAGAGEHTVWRDSDPSRNQQMWAPGLYRFGQRWYVYYTASNGVDANHRTYVIESDGDDPLGPYHFKARIADHGEYAIDGEPFVHNGQMYFAWSGPGRGMGGPAQIYLQRMDTPWSTTGSRMALPASGGCTEVREGAVGLRGSGRLFLVYSTCDTGKPDYQLWMKSIADGADPLVAGNWVQHAGPVFWRNDAAGVFGPGHNGFFKSPDGTEDWIVYHGKTTSAYTYAGRTTRAQKITWNGDGTPNLGRPYALGTALTPPSGDPDNPSTAWSAIVDNTTEGRFTASANWGVSSYSVQRYGADYRFADPVSASDAAWYRFAIPETGTYRVDAWWPSLSGYSSKAPYVIVTASGNQTVNVDQRFNGGSWRTLGTFTLTAGDENKVAVSRWTNGTGLVIADAVRITRV; translated from the coding sequence ATGCGACGCCTGGCTTTGCTGTTCCTGACGCTCGTGCTGCTGGCACCCGCCGCGCCCGCGCTGGCGGCCGGCACGTTCACCAATCCCCTCAACGGCAGCGCGGACCCGACGCTGACCTACGTCAACGGCAACTACTACCTGGCCACCACCCTCGGCGACCGGATCGGGATCTGGAAGTCGCCGACGCTGGCGGGCCTGGCGGGCGCCGGCGAGCACACCGTATGGCGCGACAGCGACCCGAGCCGCAACCAGCAGATGTGGGCGCCGGGCCTGTACCGGTTCGGGCAGCGCTGGTACGTCTACTACACGGCCAGCAACGGCGTCGACGCCAACCACCGCACGTACGTGATCGAGTCCGACGGCGACGACCCGCTGGGGCCGTACCACTTCAAGGCGCGCATCGCCGACCACGGCGAGTACGCGATCGACGGTGAGCCGTTCGTGCACAACGGGCAGATGTACTTCGCGTGGAGCGGTCCCGGCCGCGGCATGGGCGGTCCGGCGCAGATCTACCTGCAGCGCATGGACACGCCCTGGTCCACGACGGGTTCGCGGATGGCGCTGCCGGCCAGTGGCGGCTGCACCGAGGTGCGCGAGGGCGCGGTCGGGCTGCGTGGCAGCGGGCGGCTGTTCCTCGTCTACTCGACCTGCGACACCGGCAAGCCCGACTACCAGCTCTGGATGAAGTCCATCGCCGACGGGGCCGACCCGCTGGTGGCGGGCAACTGGGTGCAGCACGCGGGCCCGGTGTTCTGGCGCAACGACGCCGCGGGCGTGTTCGGCCCCGGTCACAACGGGTTCTTCAAGTCGCCGGACGGCACCGAGGACTGGATCGTCTACCACGGCAAGACCACGTCGGCGTACACGTACGCGGGCCGCACCACCCGCGCACAGAAGATCACCTGGAACGGTGACGGGACCCCGAACCTCGGCCGGCCGTACGCGCTGGGCACGGCGCTGACGCCACCGTCGGGTGATCCGGACAACCCGTCCACGGCCTGGTCGGCGATCGTCGACAACACCACCGAGGGGCGGTTCACCGCGAGCGCGAACTGGGGCGTGTCGTCGTACTCGGTGCAGCGGTACGGGGCCGACTACCGGTTCGCCGATCCGGTGTCGGCCAGCGACGCGGCCTGGTACCGGTTCGCGATCCCGGAGACGGGCACGTACCGGGTCGACGCGTGGTGGCCGTCGCTGTCGGGGTACAGCTCGAAGGCGCCGTATGTGATCGTCACCGCGAGCGGCAACCAGACGGTGAACGTCGATCAGCGGTTCAACGGCGGCTCGTGGCGCACGCTGGGCACGTTCACGCTGACCGCCGGGGACGAGAACAAGGTCGCGGTCAGCCGCTGGACCAACGGCACGGGCCTGGTCATCGCCGACGCTGTCCGCATCACCCGGGTCTGA
- a CDS encoding TetR/AcrR family transcriptional regulator C-terminal domain-containing protein — MSRDRVLRAAIKLADEGGIGAVTMRRLAESLGAEAMSLYHHVANKEQVLDGVVDVIATEINEVVGRITLPTRGAAWQSAARERILTARRLLLRHRWAPSVFESRTTTSPAVLLYYDGLIGIMRDGGFSNDLAHRAMHALGSRALGFSQELFSPGDGPTTGEPDPVMAGMAARLPNLVGMLSEVMHDDPDATLGWCDEQAEFEFGLDLILDGLDRRR; from the coding sequence TTGAGCCGGGATCGTGTGCTGCGGGCGGCGATCAAGCTGGCCGACGAGGGCGGCATCGGCGCCGTGACGATGCGCCGGCTCGCCGAGAGCCTCGGGGCCGAGGCGATGTCGCTCTACCACCACGTGGCCAACAAGGAACAGGTCCTGGACGGCGTCGTCGACGTCATCGCGACCGAGATCAACGAGGTGGTAGGCCGGATCACGCTGCCGACCCGCGGCGCGGCCTGGCAGAGCGCGGCCCGCGAGCGCATCCTGACCGCCCGTCGGCTGCTGTTGCGGCACCGGTGGGCTCCCTCGGTGTTCGAGTCGCGGACCACGACCAGCCCCGCGGTGCTGCTGTACTACGACGGCCTGATCGGCATCATGCGCGACGGCGGGTTCTCCAACGACCTGGCCCACCGCGCGATGCACGCGCTCGGCAGCCGGGCGCTGGGTTTCAGCCAGGAGCTGTTCAGCCCGGGTGACGGGCCGACCACGGGCGAGCCCGATCCGGTCATGGCGGGCATGGCCGCGCGGCTGCCCAACCTGGTCGGCATGCTGAGCGAGGTCATGCACGACGATCCTGATGCGACGCTGGGCTGGTGCGACGAGCAGGCGGAGTTCGAGTTCGGACTGGACCTGATCCTCGACGGCTTAGACCGGCGGCGCTGA
- a CDS encoding S8 family serine peptidase → MVALPSPRRRAPAHALLAITLALGAISAVSPGSAIAAVPAAKAPVKPGGSHTVTLITGDRVTVTALADGRTTTSVRSPQGATVGAHVLTFGTDTFVYPDAVTPYVAAGMLDERLFNVTDLIADGYDDARRPRLPLIVQYADGTAARRAPLPGSVQVRGLDSVHGAAVEQQRGDADRFWAALTAPSAAKRADDRPVLAGGVTKVWLDGKVRAALADTTAQIGAPQVWANGNTGAGVAVAVLDTGVDVTHPDLAGQIAQTASFVPGQEVTDRHGHGTHVASTIAGTGAASDGRERGVAPGVRLHVGKVLNDLGEGQDSWIIAGMEWAARQQGAKVVSMSLGGAPTDGTDPLSSAVNELSAQTGALFTIAAGNSGPDMQTVGAPGAADAALTVGAVDSLDRIAFFSSRGPRRGDNGLKPDITAPGVDVLAARSQQSSEGEGMYTTMSGTSMATPHVAGVAALLAAAHPDWSGQRLKDVLMSTSRTSERIDPYVDGIGRVDAVAATGATVFATGTDFTDLSWPYQPGQRVDREVVYTNTGDAPVDLALAVRAPTAPAGLFTLDADRVTVPAHGTAKATVHLALDRAQDDTYAHVAVDATGPAGLRLRTLVGLNKEGERADLTFQTRDRAGRGLAGLILLKDITRNTAPRLYAVDGTGRLTASLQPGTYSAIMQAELPGVTGPHSLGLGLLIAPEIVLTGDRTVVLDARELRQVAAEVKTPTARADVRVDYGRTNGDLAPFFDNYTVHSRFHSVWATPTGRAVKQGQFSLGFRWSLIEPPLTISGHGQRYDDLLMQTASRSLPDGREQLDLAFAGRGTAAELRQARVRGKIAVVRHEAGGDVVAQADAAAAAGARMLLLVNDGAGRLDAWYELENPNPALPVASLGRDQGEQLIAQLAKGGQRHTVESHPLPSYVYDLVHRYRGAVPKDVTYRPGQRDLARVDVAYRSPVPGTGSGLRYDISPDQPWAALSGGILPVPAQGVRTDWVSADHDNQWFEQAGMGPLTFSSDLLGYRPGSRTDVRWFAPVGRPSMLQDSLVSGRPTMLGNELMVWALPNWGDSDPHHQALVWEGEISQQTSLYQGDELIAENPGSSMYGVLTPGPRPVRLITETAQEVVSPYSVSTRTEWTFPFTGAASDEIRRLPLIGVHYLVDTDLAGRADRGARLGVTAQQFEGVHQGGQIRKVEVELSYDDGRTWRRASLDRRDGSWQAALHAPWWAKFASVRISAADSTGNTVNQTVVRAFGLR, encoded by the coding sequence GTGGTCGCACTTCCCTCACCGAGACGCCGCGCCCCCGCGCACGCCCTGCTGGCGATAACGCTGGCACTGGGCGCGATCTCGGCCGTCTCTCCCGGCAGCGCCATCGCCGCCGTGCCCGCCGCGAAAGCCCCGGTCAAGCCCGGCGGTTCGCACACCGTCACGCTGATCACCGGCGACCGGGTCACCGTGACCGCGCTGGCCGACGGGCGCACCACCACCAGCGTCCGCAGCCCGCAGGGCGCGACGGTCGGCGCGCACGTGCTGACCTTCGGCACGGACACCTTTGTGTACCCCGATGCGGTCACCCCGTACGTCGCCGCGGGCATGCTCGACGAGCGCCTGTTCAACGTCACCGACCTGATCGCCGACGGCTACGACGACGCCCGCCGCCCGCGGCTGCCGCTGATCGTGCAGTACGCCGACGGCACGGCCGCCCGCCGCGCGCCGCTGCCCGGCTCGGTGCAGGTACGCGGTCTGGACAGCGTGCACGGCGCGGCCGTCGAGCAGCAGCGCGGCGACGCCGACCGGTTCTGGGCGGCGCTGACCGCCCCGAGCGCGGCCAAGCGCGCCGACGACCGGCCCGTGCTCGCCGGCGGGGTCACCAAGGTGTGGCTGGACGGCAAGGTCCGCGCCGCGCTGGCCGACACGACCGCGCAGATCGGCGCGCCCCAGGTCTGGGCGAACGGCAACACCGGCGCAGGTGTCGCGGTCGCGGTGCTCGACACCGGCGTCGACGTCACCCACCCGGATCTGGCCGGGCAGATCGCGCAGACGGCCAGCTTCGTGCCGGGGCAGGAGGTCACCGACCGGCACGGGCACGGCACGCACGTCGCGTCGACGATCGCGGGCACCGGCGCCGCGTCGGACGGCCGCGAGCGCGGCGTCGCCCCGGGCGTACGCCTGCACGTCGGCAAGGTCCTCAACGACCTGGGCGAGGGCCAGGACTCCTGGATCATCGCCGGGATGGAGTGGGCCGCCCGCCAGCAGGGGGCCAAGGTCGTCAGCATGAGCCTCGGCGGCGCGCCCACCGACGGCACCGACCCGCTCAGCAGCGCCGTGAACGAACTCAGCGCGCAGACCGGCGCACTGTTCACCATCGCGGCCGGCAACTCCGGCCCCGACATGCAGACCGTCGGCGCGCCCGGCGCGGCCGACGCCGCGCTCACCGTCGGCGCGGTCGACAGCCTCGACCGGATCGCGTTCTTCTCCAGCCGCGGCCCGCGCCGCGGCGACAACGGCCTCAAGCCCGACATCACCGCCCCCGGCGTGGACGTGCTCGCGGCCCGCTCGCAGCAGTCGAGCGAGGGCGAGGGCATGTACACGACGATGAGCGGCACGTCGATGGCGACGCCGCACGTCGCGGGCGTGGCGGCGCTGCTGGCGGCGGCGCACCCGGACTGGTCGGGGCAGCGGCTCAAGGACGTGCTGATGAGCACGAGCCGCACGAGCGAGCGCATCGACCCGTACGTCGACGGCATCGGCCGGGTCGACGCCGTCGCGGCCACCGGGGCGACCGTGTTCGCCACCGGCACCGACTTCACCGACCTGTCCTGGCCGTACCAGCCGGGGCAGCGGGTCGACCGGGAGGTCGTCTACACCAACACCGGTGACGCGCCGGTGGACCTGGCGCTGGCCGTGCGCGCGCCCACCGCGCCGGCAGGACTGTTCACCCTCGACGCGGACCGGGTCACCGTGCCCGCGCACGGCACCGCCAAGGCGACCGTCCACCTTGCCCTGGACCGCGCGCAGGACGACACCTACGCCCACGTCGCGGTCGACGCCACCGGCCCCGCCGGGCTGCGGCTGCGTACCCTGGTCGGCCTGAACAAGGAAGGCGAGCGCGCCGACCTGACCTTCCAGACCCGCGACCGCGCCGGGCGCGGCCTGGCCGGGCTGATCCTGCTCAAGGACATCACCCGCAACACCGCGCCGCGGCTGTACGCCGTGGACGGCACCGGCCGCCTCACCGCGAGCCTGCAACCGGGCACCTACAGCGCGATCATGCAGGCGGAGCTGCCCGGCGTCACCGGGCCGCACTCGCTGGGCCTGGGTCTGCTGATCGCGCCGGAGATCGTGCTGACCGGTGACCGCACCGTCGTGCTCGACGCCCGGGAGCTGCGGCAGGTCGCCGCAGAGGTGAAGACGCCGACCGCGCGGGCCGACGTGCGCGTCGACTACGGCCGCACCAACGGCGACCTGGCGCCGTTCTTCGACAACTACACGGTGCACAGCCGCTTCCACAGCGTCTGGGCCACCCCCACCGGCCGTGCCGTCAAGCAGGGCCAGTTCAGCCTCGGGTTCCGCTGGAGCCTGATCGAGCCGCCGCTGACCATCAGCGGGCACGGGCAGCGCTACGACGACCTGCTCATGCAGACCGCCTCACGCAGCCTGCCGGACGGCCGTGAGCAGCTCGACCTCGCCTTCGCGGGCCGGGGCACCGCCGCCGAGCTGCGGCAGGCCCGGGTCCGCGGCAAGATCGCCGTGGTACGGCACGAGGCCGGTGGCGACGTCGTCGCGCAGGCCGACGCGGCGGCCGCCGCCGGGGCGCGGATGCTGCTGCTCGTCAACGACGGCGCCGGTCGCCTGGACGCCTGGTACGAGCTGGAGAACCCGAACCCGGCGCTGCCGGTCGCCTCCCTCGGCCGGGACCAGGGCGAGCAGCTGATCGCCCAGCTCGCCAAGGGCGGGCAGCGGCACACCGTCGAGTCGCACCCGCTGCCGTCCTACGTGTACGACCTGGTCCACCGCTACCGCGGCGCGGTGCCGAAGGACGTGACCTACCGGCCCGGCCAGCGTGACCTGGCCCGCGTCGACGTCGCCTACCGCAGCCCGGTGCCCGGCACCGGGTCGGGGCTGCGCTACGACATCTCCCCGGACCAGCCGTGGGCGGCGCTGAGCGGCGGCATCCTGCCGGTGCCCGCGCAGGGTGTCCGCACCGACTGGGTGTCGGCCGACCACGACAACCAGTGGTTCGAGCAGGCCGGCATGGGTCCGCTGACGTTCTCGTCGGACCTGCTCGGCTACCGGCCGGGCAGCCGCACCGACGTGCGCTGGTTCGCGCCCGTCGGGCGGCCCAGCATGCTGCAGGACAGCCTCGTGTCGGGCCGGCCGACGATGCTCGGCAACGAGCTGATGGTCTGGGCGCTGCCGAACTGGGGCGACTCGGACCCGCACCACCAGGCACTGGTGTGGGAGGGCGAGATCTCGCAGCAGACCAGCCTGTACCAGGGCGACGAGCTGATCGCCGAGAACCCGGGCAGCAGCATGTACGGGGTGCTCACGCCCGGTCCGCGGCCGGTACGGCTGATCACCGAGACTGCCCAGGAGGTCGTGTCGCCGTACTCGGTCAGCACCCGCACGGAGTGGACGTTCCCGTTCACGGGGGCCGCGTCGGACGAGATCCGGCGGCTGCCGCTGATCGGCGTGCACTACCTGGTCGACACCGACCTCGCCGGCCGGGCCGACCGCGGCGCCCGCCTGGGCGTGACCGCGCAGCAGTTCGAGGGCGTGCACCAGGGCGGGCAGATCCGCAAGGTCGAGGTGGAGCTGTCGTACGACGACGGCCGCACCTGGCGGCGGGCCTCGCTCGACCGGCGTGACGGCTCCTGGCAGGCGGCCCTGCACGCGCCGTGGTGGGCGAAGTTCGCCTCGGTGCGGATCAGCGCGGCCGACTCCACGGGCAACACGGTCAACCAGACCGTCGTGCGGGCCTTCGGCCTGCGCTAG
- a CDS encoding ROK family transcriptional regulator, with protein sequence MYEPGAAVSLLQGASAAAAEVFKCILTRGPISRIDIARLAGLSQAAVTKAVAPLIGVGLVSDRLESQRDGQPGRPANPLMVVPDALVCLGIKVNADEIVGVATDLTTRILASDRRPLDSTKLDTVVDALEATVHRLVDLLGERAGRLCAVAVTVSGDVDTVGGIVRESAIMGWSEVPLAAILTERLSRDVLVENDVRALTIGEHWFGVGVGTASFAIVTIGRGIGSGLHVNGEVVEGAYGVAGEIGHLPLTPPDRICPCGRRGCVEAVAGTPAIVAEVSRGHGRELSIGEVVDLAHRGDPLAVRTFEHAATVIGTAIATLVNLAGPELVIIGGEAVSDFDLFEEHLRAAFAEHAFGAAGRCRIVTRPHTFEDWARGASASAIRRLAENRG encoded by the coding sequence ATGTACGAACCAGGCGCCGCCGTCTCGCTGCTGCAAGGAGCCTCCGCCGCAGCGGCCGAGGTGTTCAAGTGCATCCTCACCCGGGGTCCGATCAGCCGCATCGACATCGCCCGCCTGGCGGGCCTGTCCCAGGCCGCGGTGACCAAGGCGGTGGCCCCGCTCATCGGCGTCGGCCTCGTGTCCGACCGGCTCGAATCCCAGCGCGACGGACAGCCGGGACGACCGGCGAACCCGCTGATGGTCGTGCCGGACGCGCTGGTCTGCCTCGGCATAAAGGTCAACGCCGACGAGATCGTCGGCGTCGCCACCGACCTGACCACGCGCATCCTCGCCAGCGACCGCCGCCCGCTCGACTCCACGAAACTCGACACCGTCGTCGACGCTCTCGAAGCCACCGTGCACCGGCTCGTCGACCTGCTCGGCGAGCGCGCCGGACGGCTGTGCGCGGTCGCGGTCACCGTCTCCGGCGACGTCGACACCGTCGGCGGCATCGTCCGCGAGTCCGCGATCATGGGCTGGAGCGAGGTGCCGCTCGCGGCCATCCTGACCGAGCGCCTGAGCCGTGACGTGCTCGTCGAGAACGACGTGCGGGCCCTGACCATCGGCGAGCACTGGTTCGGGGTGGGCGTCGGCACCGCCTCGTTCGCGATCGTCACCATCGGTCGCGGCATCGGCAGCGGCCTGCACGTCAACGGCGAGGTCGTCGAGGGCGCGTACGGCGTCGCGGGCGAGATCGGCCACCTGCCGCTGACCCCGCCCGACCGGATCTGCCCGTGCGGCCGGCGTGGCTGCGTCGAGGCCGTCGCCGGCACGCCGGCGATAGTGGCCGAGGTGTCCCGCGGGCACGGCCGGGAGCTGTCGATCGGCGAGGTCGTCGACCTGGCACACCGCGGCGATCCCCTAGCCGTGCGGACGTTCGAGCACGCCGCGACCGTGATCGGCACCGCGATCGCGACACTGGTCAACCTCGCGGGCCCGGAACTGGTCATCATCGGCGGTGAGGCGGTCAGTGACTTCGACCTGTTCGAGGAGCATCTGCGGGCCGCGTTCGCCGAGCACGCCTTCGGCGCGGCGGGCCGGTGCCGGATCGTCACCCGCCCGCACACCTTCGAGGACTGGGCCCGCGGCGCGTCCGCCTCAGCGATCCGCCGCCTGGCGGAGAACCGGGGCTGA
- a CDS encoding NAD(P)-dependent alcohol dehydrogenase — protein sequence MKAYVLHSYGPPENLQLTDVDEPVPGAGEVLVRVRATSINPYDWHHLRGEPVVARFMGGGFGKRRPSQAILGCDVAGEVAAVGPGVTRFRPGDEVYALVKHGGFAQYTCIPEDHLAPKPRGLSFEQAATVPMAALTALVAIRDDAKVQPGHRVLVNGASGGVGTYAVQLARSAGAEVTGVCSARNAELVRSIGAAEVIDYTTQDFTRLARGFDALIDIAGSPSVWAARHVLRPAGTYVVVGGNAGRWARPVDHMIGATVMGRLTAQPVVITATPAAPASARDLVELTALFDSGAVKPVVEHRYPFTQLPEAIRHVETGRTRGKVVVTVE from the coding sequence ATGAAGGCGTACGTGCTCCACTCCTACGGGCCGCCCGAGAATCTGCAGCTCACCGACGTCGACGAGCCCGTGCCGGGGGCCGGCGAGGTGCTCGTTCGGGTCCGCGCCACCTCCATCAACCCGTACGACTGGCACCACCTGCGCGGCGAGCCCGTCGTCGCCCGGTTCATGGGCGGCGGCTTCGGCAAGCGCCGCCCGAGCCAAGCGATCCTCGGCTGCGACGTCGCCGGCGAGGTGGCCGCCGTCGGCCCCGGCGTCACCCGGTTCCGCCCCGGCGACGAGGTCTACGCCCTGGTCAAGCACGGCGGCTTCGCGCAGTACACCTGCATCCCCGAGGACCACCTGGCCCCCAAGCCGCGCGGCCTCTCCTTCGAGCAGGCCGCCACGGTGCCGATGGCGGCGCTGACCGCGCTCGTCGCGATCCGCGACGACGCCAAGGTCCAGCCCGGACACCGCGTCCTCGTCAACGGGGCCTCCGGCGGCGTCGGGACGTACGCGGTGCAGCTGGCCCGGTCGGCGGGCGCGGAGGTGACCGGCGTGTGCAGCGCGCGCAACGCCGAACTCGTCCGGTCCATCGGCGCGGCCGAGGTGATCGACTACACCACGCAGGACTTCACCCGGCTCGCCCGCGGCTTCGACGCGCTCATCGACATCGCCGGCAGCCCGTCGGTCTGGGCCGCGCGGCACGTCCTGCGCCCGGCGGGGACCTACGTCGTCGTGGGCGGGAACGCGGGACGCTGGGCCAGGCCCGTCGACCACATGATCGGCGCCACCGTGATGGGCAGGCTCACCGCCCAGCCCGTGGTCATCACCGCCACCCCGGCCGCCCCGGCCAGCGCCCGCGACCTGGTGGAGCTGACCGCGCTGTTCGACAGCGGCGCGGTCAAGCCGGTCGTCGAGCACCGCTACCCGTTCACGCAGCTGCCCGAGGCGATCCGGCACGTCGAGACCGGACGGACGCGCGGCAAGGTGGTGGTGACCGTCGAGTGA
- a CDS encoding flavin monoamine oxidase family protein: MGQTRRDFLRQVGITGGAGVMFHTMGALGLTTAANAAETPPFTPLTRDALHGRGTKSVIVMGGGIAGMTAAYELLKGGYSVTVLEGRDRPGGRNWTVRRGTTFTDLKGQTQTAGFSKGQYMNAGPGRIPQMHVTLDYCKELGVPIEVFTNQNADAFLYRENVPGALNGVPVRHRAVKADAYGYTAELLAKATSQGALDAELTAEDKDALISYLRSFGAINSANEYVGGGRRGYAPEPGAHLEAGTPLPQYELSDLFRSTLGNYFSFEMGFDQAMMMYQPIGGMDRIAYAFAEAIGARRFRYNAEVVAYQNTTDGVAVTYTTANGPKTVTADFAINAMPPHIAAKIPSNMPAGVVAALGSVSRTNAGKIGIEYNRRWWEEDFRIYGGITNANTNIGNMWHPSYGYHGKTGTMIGYYNTGANANFYGALTPAQRLTEAVAQGKKIFGDVYGEGITASFSQDWASAKFSEAAWVSWPGAVGGQTGAGYRSLLQASGNIYFAGDHLSHAIAWQHGAITSARATVEQIHERVTA, from the coding sequence TTGGGCCAGACGCGCCGTGACTTCCTCCGCCAGGTCGGCATCACCGGCGGCGCAGGAGTCATGTTCCACACGATGGGAGCCCTCGGGCTCACCACCGCGGCCAACGCTGCCGAGACCCCGCCGTTCACCCCGCTCACGCGAGACGCCCTGCATGGCCGCGGCACCAAGTCCGTCATCGTCATGGGCGGCGGCATCGCCGGTATGACCGCCGCTTACGAGCTGCTCAAGGGCGGCTACTCCGTCACCGTGCTCGAGGGCCGCGACCGCCCCGGCGGCCGCAACTGGACGGTCCGGCGCGGCACCACCTTCACCGACCTCAAGGGCCAGACCCAGACGGCCGGCTTCTCCAAGGGCCAGTACATGAACGCCGGCCCGGGGCGCATCCCGCAGATGCACGTGACGCTGGACTACTGCAAGGAGCTCGGCGTTCCGATCGAGGTCTTCACCAACCAGAACGCCGACGCGTTCCTCTACCGCGAGAACGTCCCCGGCGCGCTCAACGGCGTCCCCGTCCGGCATCGTGCGGTCAAGGCCGACGCCTACGGCTACACCGCCGAGCTGCTGGCCAAGGCGACCAGCCAGGGCGCCCTCGATGCGGAGCTGACCGCCGAGGACAAGGACGCCCTGATCTCCTACCTGCGCAGCTTCGGCGCCATCAACTCCGCCAACGAGTACGTCGGCGGCGGCCGCCGAGGCTACGCCCCTGAGCCCGGCGCCCACCTCGAGGCCGGCACCCCGCTGCCGCAGTACGAGCTGTCCGACCTGTTCCGCTCCACCCTGGGCAACTACTTCTCCTTCGAGATGGGCTTCGACCAAGCGATGATGATGTACCAGCCCATCGGCGGCATGGATCGCATCGCGTATGCCTTCGCCGAGGCGATCGGTGCCCGCCGCTTCCGTTACAACGCCGAGGTCGTGGCCTACCAGAACACCACTGACGGCGTCGCGGTCACCTACACGACCGCTAACGGCCCGAAGACCGTCACCGCCGACTTCGCCATCAACGCGATGCCGCCCCACATCGCCGCGAAGATCCCCAGCAACATGCCCGCCGGGGTCGTCGCGGCGCTGGGCTCGGTCAGCAGGACCAACGCCGGCAAGATCGGCATCGAGTACAACCGCCGCTGGTGGGAGGAGGACTTCCGCATCTACGGCGGCATCACCAACGCCAACACCAACATCGGCAACATGTGGCACCCGTCGTACGGCTACCACGGCAAGACCGGCACGATGATCGGCTACTACAACACCGGCGCCAACGCGAACTTCTACGGTGCCCTGACCCCGGCGCAGCGGCTCACCGAGGCGGTGGCGCAGGGCAAGAAGATCTTCGGCGACGTCTACGGCGAGGGCATCACCGCGTCGTTCAGCCAGGACTGGGCGTCGGCGAAGTTTTCTGAGGCGGCCTGGGTCAGCTGGCCCGGCGCGGTCGGCGGCCAGACCGGGGCCGGCTATCGCAGCCTCCTGCAGGCCTCCGGCAACATCTACTTCGCCGGCGACCACCTCAGCCACGCCATCGCCTGGCAGCACGGCGCCATCACCTCGGCCCGCGCCACCGTCGAGCAGATCCACGAGAGGGTGACCGCCTGA
- a CDS encoding winged helix-turn-helix domain-containing protein, with translation MLRLHFTAADLGSLRLASGADPLWETLLSQHALMSGHGPPALGGWRRHAMARLTPQMRALLSLAPPTGYSPDFLTPTRGLHDVAEGLDAGLAEVLATPIDHLRTDLRRVLPRHCPRARTERLADGDRAALAALAAAMRSYFEAVLAGHWELISGQVAGARARGARFMVDGGVDRLLTTLHPTIRWDSPTLHVAYPEDRDIHLAGRGLLLLPSFFCRGTPVTLRADDRPPVLVYPIDHDPDWDADRTPLPGGELVALLGNTRAAVLCAAQLHPHGCTTTELARRVRISLSSASEHATTLRRAGLLRTRPYGRHMLHLVTPLGRALLTGRPGPPLPS, from the coding sequence ATGCTGCGTTTACACTTCACCGCCGCAGACCTGGGCTCGCTGCGGCTCGCCTCAGGCGCCGATCCGCTGTGGGAAACCCTGCTCAGCCAGCACGCGCTGATGAGCGGGCACGGGCCGCCGGCCCTCGGCGGCTGGCGTCGGCACGCGATGGCACGCCTCACCCCGCAGATGCGCGCCCTGCTGAGTCTCGCGCCGCCCACCGGCTACTCGCCCGACTTCCTCACCCCGACCCGCGGACTCCACGACGTCGCCGAAGGCCTCGACGCGGGCCTGGCCGAAGTGCTCGCGACACCGATCGACCACCTGCGTACGGACCTGCGCCGGGTCCTGCCCCGGCACTGCCCGCGAGCGCGGACCGAGCGGCTGGCCGACGGCGACCGCGCGGCATTGGCAGCGCTGGCCGCGGCGATGCGTTCCTACTTCGAAGCGGTGCTCGCCGGCCACTGGGAGCTGATCTCGGGGCAGGTCGCCGGGGCACGGGCGCGCGGGGCGCGGTTCATGGTCGACGGAGGTGTCGACCGGCTGCTCACGACGCTGCATCCGACTATCCGGTGGGACTCGCCGACCCTGCACGTCGCCTACCCCGAGGACCGCGACATCCATCTCGCCGGGCGCGGCCTGCTGCTGCTGCCGTCGTTCTTCTGCCGGGGCACGCCGGTCACCCTGCGCGCGGACGACCGGCCGCCGGTGCTGGTGTACCCGATCGACCACGACCCCGACTGGGATGCCGACCGGACCCCGCTGCCCGGCGGTGAGCTGGTCGCGCTGCTGGGAAACACCCGCGCCGCCGTGCTGTGCGCGGCTCAGCTGCACCCGCACGGCTGCACCACCACCGAACTGGCCCGCCGGGTCCGCATCTCGCTGTCCAGCGCCAGCGAGCACGCCACGACGCTGCGGCGGGCGGGACTGCTGCGGACCCGCCCCTACGGCAGGCACATGCTGCACCTCGTGACCCCGCTGGGGCGCGCGCTGCTCACCGGACGTCCCGGACCGCCGCTGCCCTCGTGA